The Streptomyces sp. NBC_00306 sequence GCGCTGCTCCTCGTCCTTGGCGCGGGCCAGCAGCAGTGCGCTGCCATGGCCGGAACCGGCCGGGCGGACCACGACCCAGCGGCTCCCGTCGCCGCGGTCGGTGTCCTCGACCAGTTCGAAGCCGAGCGCGTCGGTGTAGAAGGCAATGGCCTCGTCGTAGTCACGGACGACGAGGGTGACCAGGGCGATGAACGACATGGACCTCACGTTATACGTATGACCGGTGATGGAACAATGCGCACATGCTTGCGCAGCCGCCCCCTCCGCACCTGCTGGAACGAGCCCGCGCCCTCGCCGTCCCCGGCCGGCGCCGCGTCCTGGGGCTCGCCGGAGCGCCCGGCGCGGGCAAGTCGACGCTCGCCGGCCGTCTCGTCGACGCCCTCGACGGTCTCGCCGTCCTCGTCCCCATGGACGGATTCCATCTGGCACAGGCCGAGCTCGAACGCCTCGGCCGGGCCGGGCGCAAGGGCGCCCCCGACACCTTCGACGCGGCCGGATACGCCGCTCTCCTCGCCCGGCTGCGCACGCGATCCGCGGACACCACCGTCTACGCCCCCGCCTTCGACCGGAGGCTGGAGGAACCCGTCGCCGGGAGCATCGCCGTCCCGCCGGACGTCCCCCTCGTCGTCACGGAGGGGAACTACCTCCTGCACGACGAAGGCGCCTGGGCCGGGATCCGCGCCCTGCTCGACGAGATCTGGTACCTGGAGCTCGATCCCGCGGTCCGTGTGCCCCGACTGGTGGACCGGCACGTGGAGTTCGGCAAGGAGAGGTCCTTCGCCGAGCGCTGGGTCCGCGACTCCGACGAGGCCAACGCCCGCCTGGTCGCACGGGGCAGGGACCGGGCGGACGTCGTCGTCCCGATGCCGTAGGGCGTGTGCGACGCCGTCAGACCTGAGTGGTGTGGGTGATGAAGGCGGTCCAGGAGGCGGGGGAGAGGGCGAGTTGAGGGCCCTGCTCGACCTTGGAGTCCCGGACGTGGACGGTGGAGGGGCAGGTGGCGACCTCGACGCAGTCGTCTCCGGATCCGCTGCTGTAGCTGGACTTGTGCCAGGAGAGGGCGACCTCGACGCAACTGTCGCCGGATCCGCCGCTGTAGCTGCTCTTGAACCAGGTCAGTTCCGTGGTGGTCATGCTTCTCCTCGCATCTGCCGCAACAGGCTCAGCGAGTCCTCCAGGGAGAGAGCCTGTGACCGCATCCTGGCATACCGCATCTGGAGCATGCTGACCACTTTCGGGTCAGAGATGAACTGGCCGCATTCCTGCCCTTCGCAGTAACCGAACCACTTGTTGCTAGGGGTCTCCAGCAGCTGCATGGGGCCGTCGAGTCCCGCGTGACTCTCTCGCACCATCGGCATGACCTGGATCTCGATGTTGCGGTGTTCCGCGAGCCCGAGGATGTGCTCGATCAGCTCCAGCGTGA is a genomic window containing:
- a CDS encoding VOC family protein, whose amino-acid sequence is MSFIALVTLVVRDYDEAIAFYTDALGFELVEDTDRGDGSRWVVVRPAGSGHGSALLLARAKDEEQRASVGAQTGGRVGFFLHTEDFAGDHARMTAAGVRFLEEPRHEVYGSVAVFEDLYGNRWDLLQPK
- a CDS encoding nucleoside/nucleotide kinase family protein codes for the protein MLAQPPPPHLLERARALAVPGRRRVLGLAGAPGAGKSTLAGRLVDALDGLAVLVPMDGFHLAQAELERLGRAGRKGAPDTFDAAGYAALLARLRTRSADTTVYAPAFDRRLEEPVAGSIAVPPDVPLVVTEGNYLLHDEGAWAGIRALLDEIWYLELDPAVRVPRLVDRHVEFGKERSFAERWVRDSDEANARLVARGRDRADVVVPMP
- a CDS encoding DUF397 domain-containing protein, translating into MTTTELTWFKSSYSGGSGDSCVEVALSWHKSSYSSGSGDDCVEVATCPSTVHVRDSKVEQGPQLALSPASWTAFITHTTQV